A window of the Kineococcus rhizosphaerae genome harbors these coding sequences:
- a CDS encoding DUF721 domain-containing protein: MTEQPGEGAGPGDREDDADRDEQAPEGADLARTALGRARAAAARKGLRPGQAPPGRRFGDDRRPEGPRRGDPSARSGAWPDARDPQSLDATLGRFVGERGWQEPVAVGGAFGRWDAVVGAELAGHCTPESLKDGTLVVRAESTAWATQVRLLTSHLVRRLDEELGHGVVTKVVVRGPQSPSWRKGGRSAPGGRGPRDTYG, encoded by the coding sequence GTGACTGAGCAGCCGGGCGAGGGGGCCGGGCCCGGGGACCGCGAGGACGACGCGGACCGGGACGAGCAGGCGCCCGAGGGCGCCGACCTGGCCCGCACGGCGCTCGGCCGGGCCCGCGCCGCGGCCGCCCGCAAGGGACTGCGGCCCGGGCAGGCCCCGCCCGGCAGGAGGTTCGGGGACGACCGGCGCCCGGAGGGACCCCGCCGGGGTGACCCCTCCGCCCGCTCCGGCGCCTGGCCCGACGCCCGGGACCCGCAGAGCCTCGACGCCACCCTGGGCCGCTTCGTCGGTGAGCGCGGGTGGCAGGAACCCGTGGCGGTGGGCGGGGCCTTCGGCCGCTGGGACGCCGTCGTCGGCGCCGAGCTCGCCGGGCACTGCACCCCCGAGTCGCTCAAGGACGGCACGCTCGTCGTGCGGGCGGAGTCGACCGCGTGGGCGACGCAGGTCCGCCTGCTGACGAGCCACCTGGTGCGCCGGCTGGACGAGGAGCTGGGCCACGGGGTCGTGACGAAGGTCGTGGTGCGCGGCCCGCAGAGCCCGTCGTGGCGCAAGGGCGGCCGCTCGGCACCGGGCGGGCGGGGACCGCGCGACACCTACGGCTGA
- the gnd gene encoding phosphogluconate dehydrogenase (NAD(+)-dependent, decarboxylating), which produces MHIGLVGLGKMGGNMRTRLRDKGIEVTGYDPNPDVTDVPSLAALVEALPSPRVVWVMVPSGKITRDTVANLAPLLKDGDLVIDGGNSKWTDDEVNAALLAERGTGYLDCGVSGGVWGKDNGYGLMAGGAKAHVELAMPIFDALRPEGPREEGFVHAGGVGAGHYSKMVHNGIEYGLMHAYAEGYELLEAKGIIHDVPAVFKAWTRGTVVRSWLLDLMVRALEEDPKLDNIKGYAQDSGEGRWTLEQAIENAVPMPVLAAALFARFASRQEDSPSIKAVAALRNQFGGHAVAHAGPTSGTGSTHD; this is translated from the coding sequence ATGCACATCGGTCTCGTCGGTCTCGGCAAGATGGGCGGGAACATGCGCACCCGCCTGCGCGACAAGGGCATCGAGGTCACGGGGTACGACCCCAACCCCGACGTCACCGACGTCCCCAGCCTGGCGGCGCTGGTCGAGGCCCTGCCCTCGCCGCGGGTCGTCTGGGTGATGGTGCCCTCGGGCAAGATCACCCGGGACACCGTCGCGAACCTGGCGCCGCTGCTCAAGGACGGCGACCTGGTCATCGACGGCGGCAACTCCAAGTGGACCGACGACGAGGTCAACGCGGCCCTGCTCGCCGAGCGCGGCACCGGCTACCTCGACTGCGGCGTCTCCGGCGGGGTCTGGGGCAAGGACAACGGCTACGGCCTCATGGCCGGCGGGGCCAAGGCCCACGTCGAGCTCGCGATGCCCATCTTCGACGCGCTGCGTCCCGAGGGCCCCCGCGAGGAGGGCTTCGTGCACGCCGGCGGCGTCGGCGCGGGGCACTACTCGAAGATGGTCCACAACGGCATCGAGTACGGCCTGATGCACGCCTACGCCGAGGGCTACGAGCTCCTCGAGGCGAAGGGGATCATCCACGACGTCCCCGCCGTCTTCAAGGCGTGGACCCGCGGCACGGTCGTGCGCTCCTGGCTGCTGGACCTCATGGTCCGGGCCCTGGAGGAGGACCCCAAGCTGGACAACATCAAGGGCTACGCCCAGGACTCCGGCGAGGGCCGGTGGACCCTGGAGCAGGCCATCGAGAACGCCGTCCCGATGCCGGTGCTCGCCGCGGCGCTGTTCGCCCGGTTCGCCTCGCGCCAGGAGGACTCCCCCTCGATCAAGGCCGTCGCCGCGCTGCGCAACCAGTTCGGCGGTCACGCCGTCGCCCACGCCGGGCCCACCTCCGGCACGGGCTCGACCCACGACTGA
- the recF gene encoding DNA replication/repair protein RecF (All proteins in this family for which functions are known are DNA-binding proteins that assist the filamentation of RecA onto DNA for the initiation of recombination or recombinational repair.), with amino-acid sequence MHVAHLSLVDYRSYPSLELDLRPGTTTFVGLNGQGKTNLVEAIGYVATLGSHRVSGDAPLVRQGAPRAVVRAELVRGGRRALVELEITPGRANRARLNSNPVRRTRDVLGVLRTVLFAPEDLALVKGDPTERRRYLDELLVTRWPRVAGVRADYDRILRQRGALLKSAGGAMRSGRADTHTLDVWDEHLAATGAELLSARLALLADLREPAGEAYRSVSKGQGDLELGYRSSLPLLAEGVATTPGGATPSPEELRQGLLASMAEQRKNELDRGVCLVGPHRDDLVLTLGGMPAKGYASHGESWSVALGLRLASYRLLLEDDVMDDPGGPVLVLDDVFAELDAGRRERLSEVVADAEQVLVTAAVPEDVPAALRGERADRVHVSTGVAVREDGGD; translated from the coding sequence GTGCACGTCGCGCACCTCTCCCTCGTCGACTACCGCTCCTACCCGAGCCTGGAGCTCGACCTGCGTCCGGGGACGACGACCTTCGTCGGCCTCAACGGGCAGGGCAAGACGAACCTCGTCGAGGCCATCGGGTACGTCGCGACGCTGGGCAGCCACCGGGTCTCCGGTGACGCCCCGCTCGTGCGGCAGGGGGCTCCGCGCGCCGTCGTGCGGGCGGAGCTGGTGCGCGGCGGGCGCCGGGCGCTCGTCGAGCTCGAGATCACCCCGGGCAGGGCCAACCGGGCGCGGCTGAACTCCAACCCGGTGCGCCGCACGCGCGACGTCCTCGGCGTGCTGCGCACGGTCCTGTTCGCCCCGGAGGACCTCGCCCTCGTCAAGGGCGACCCGACCGAGCGGCGCCGGTACCTCGATGAGCTGCTCGTGACCCGCTGGCCGCGCGTGGCCGGGGTCCGCGCCGACTACGACCGGATCCTGCGCCAGCGCGGGGCCCTGCTGAAGTCCGCCGGCGGCGCGATGCGCTCGGGCCGGGCCGACACCCACACCCTCGACGTGTGGGACGAGCACCTCGCCGCGACCGGCGCCGAGCTGCTGTCGGCCCGCCTGGCGCTGCTGGCCGACCTGCGCGAGCCGGCGGGGGAGGCCTACCGGTCGGTGAGCAAGGGGCAGGGCGACCTCGAGCTCGGCTACCGCTCGTCGCTGCCGCTGCTGGCCGAGGGGGTGGCGACCACCCCGGGCGGGGCCACCCCGAGCCCGGAGGAGCTGCGGCAGGGGCTGCTGGCCTCGATGGCCGAGCAGCGCAAGAACGAGCTCGACCGCGGGGTGTGCCTCGTCGGCCCGCACCGCGACGACCTCGTCCTGACCCTGGGTGGGATGCCCGCCAAGGGGTACGCCAGCCACGGCGAGAGCTGGTCGGTGGCCCTGGGGCTGCGCCTCGCCAGCTACCGGCTGCTGCTGGAGGACGACGTGATGGACGACCCGGGTGGTCCCGTCCTCGTCCTCGACGACGTCTTCGCCGAGCTCGACGCCGGGCGGCGCGAGCGGTTGTCGGAGGTCGTGGCGGACGCCGAGCAGGTCCTCGTCACCGCCGCCGTCCCGGAGGACGTCCCCGCCGCCCTGCGCGGGGAGCGGGCCGACCGCGTGCACGTCAGCACCGGGGTCGCCGTCCGCGAGGACGGCGGTGACTGA
- the dnaN gene encoding DNA polymerase III subunit beta produces MELQVERDVLADAVAWAARALPSRPPVPVLAGVLLEATDEGSLKLSTFDYEVSARVELPADVRTAGRVLVSGRLLADISRSLPNRPVTLTTEGSKVVVTCGASRFTLLTMSVDEYPALPQLPEGSGRIPGAEFTEAVAQVTIAASRDETLPILTGVRMEIEGDKLTLLATDRYRLAVRELRWNPSTPDLSAVALVRARTLSDVARSLGSSSDLTLALADGKSDLIGFQAGGRYSTSLLVDGEYPKVRALFPAESPTHAVVSTAALTEAVKRVALVAERNTPVRLRFEDGVLSLEAGQGEDAQATEALETTLVGESIAIAFNPQFLLDGLGALAAPFARLSFTQATRPAVLTGQQDLDGDDDDSYRYLLMPVRLAG; encoded by the coding sequence GTGGAGTTGCAGGTCGAGCGCGACGTGCTGGCCGACGCCGTGGCGTGGGCGGCCCGGGCGCTGCCTTCGCGGCCGCCGGTGCCGGTGCTCGCGGGTGTCCTCCTCGAGGCCACCGACGAGGGCTCGCTGAAGCTGTCCACCTTCGACTACGAGGTCTCCGCCCGCGTCGAGCTGCCCGCCGACGTGCGCACCGCGGGTCGCGTCCTCGTCTCCGGCCGGCTGCTGGCCGACATCTCCCGGAGCCTGCCCAACCGCCCGGTCACCCTGACGACCGAGGGCTCCAAGGTCGTCGTCACCTGCGGGGCCAGCCGCTTCACGCTGCTGACCATGTCGGTCGACGAGTACCCGGCGCTCCCGCAGCTGCCCGAGGGCTCCGGACGGATCCCCGGCGCGGAGTTCACCGAGGCCGTCGCCCAGGTCACGATCGCGGCGAGCCGCGACGAGACCCTGCCGATCCTCACCGGCGTGCGCATGGAGATCGAGGGCGACAAGCTGACGCTCCTGGCCACCGACCGGTACCGCCTCGCGGTCCGTGAGCTGCGCTGGAACCCCAGCACCCCCGACCTGTCGGCCGTCGCCCTCGTCCGCGCCCGCACGCTGTCCGACGTCGCCCGCTCGCTCGGTTCCTCCAGCGACCTGACGCTCGCGCTCGCGGACGGCAAGAGCGACCTCATCGGCTTCCAGGCCGGCGGCCGGTACTCGACCTCGCTGCTGGTCGACGGGGAGTACCCCAAGGTGCGGGCGCTGTTCCCGGCCGAGTCCCCCACGCACGCGGTGGTCTCGACCGCGGCCCTGACCGAGGCGGTCAAGCGCGTCGCCCTCGTCGCCGAGCGCAACACCCCCGTCCGCTTGCGGTTCGAGGACGGCGTGCTGTCCTTGGAGGCGGGTCAGGGTGAGGACGCTCAGGCGACCGAGGCCCTCGAGACCACGCTCGTCGGTGAATCCATCGCCATCGCCTTCAACCCGCAGTTCCTGCTGGACGGTCTCGGTGCGCTCGCCGCGCCGTTCGCCCGGCTCTCGTTCACCCAGGCGACGCGTCCGGCGGTCCTCACGGGCCAGCAGGACCTGGACGGGGACGACGACGACAGCTACCGGTACCTCCTGATGCCGGTCCGCCTCGCCGGCTGA